In the Sedimentisphaera cyanobacteriorum genome, AACTTACCGCAGCTCGTACAGAAAGACCGCCTCTCCGAGAGAAATACCCCGCGGGGGAGCCGATGTATTACAACGTTCAGAAAACTGCCTGCGCACGCCCCGACAACGAACATATAAAGCATTATGCCCGCTGTTACGAGCCAATCACCACATATCAATTTCCAGCTGCAGATCAATATCGGCAAGCTCCCGAACCTTTTCCCTGATTTTTTCGATAAGCCCGATGATATCCGAGCTTGTGCAGCCTTCTTCTGCGATGATTATATTGCAGTGTTTCTCGCTGAGCTTGGCTTTTCCGTTTTCTGCTCCCTTAAGCCCGCAGCTCTCTATAATCTCGCCTGCCGAGCGGCCTGATACATTCCTGAAAACGCAGCCTGCTGTCCGGCGGTTTACAGGCTGATGATTCTTCTTGTAGATCCATATCTCCTGCACCCGTTTGAGCAGCATTTCCGAATCGGCAGGGGTAAGCGAGAGCTCCACAGAGGTGATAATTGATTCGTATATGTTGTTCTGCCTGTATGAGAATACAAGTTCCGGCTTGTGTTTACTGAAGGTGCTGCCCTGCATATCTATAAGCTCTACAGATTCAACAGATGTCCCGATCTCTCCGAAACGCCCTCCTGCGTTCATCTTCACTGCGCC is a window encoding:
- the murB gene encoding UDP-N-acetylmuramate dehydrogenase, which translates into the protein MSLFSDLDFVKENYPLAGHTWYGVGGNAEYFAPVQNINELRRAITRASQQNLDIKVLGQGSNVLVREEGVKGLVVKLEGDFSKFEFRGGAIIAGSGVNLGKLVLESVREGLAGLESLTGIPGSLGGAVKMNAGGRFGEIGTSVESVELIDMQGSTFSKHKPELVFSYRQNNIYESIITSVELSLTPADSEMLLKRVQEIWIYKKNHQPVNRRTAGCVFRNVSGRSAGEIIESCGLKGAENGKAKLSEKHCNIIIAEEGCTSSDIIGLIEKIREKVRELADIDLQLEIDMW